One genomic region from Prevotella sp. Rep29 encodes:
- a CDS encoding DUF5683 domain-containing protein produces MRIPLRHIAYIGLAIVLLLSATTVKAQRIKVKRDSIQTEDAVRPEREMSLTGDTILVTADTLAVKQKKAKRDWETWRPSAKRALWLSIILPGAGQIYNRKYWKLPIVYGGFVGCAYAIRWNNMMYKDYSQAYIDIMDDDPTTQSYNQFLHLGNKITPENEDRYKELFKKRKDYYRRYRDLSFFILIGVYALSVVDAYVDASLSEFDISKDLSMSISPTIINNQAERNPFKGAALGLQCSINF; encoded by the coding sequence GTGAGAATACCTCTACGACATATTGCATACATTGGACTGGCAATCGTGCTCCTGCTCTCTGCCACGACGGTGAAGGCACAACGCATAAAAGTCAAGCGCGATTCGATTCAAACTGAAGATGCGGTTCGCCCTGAACGGGAGATGTCGCTCACTGGAGACACGATACTCGTGACGGCAGACACGCTGGCTGTCAAGCAAAAAAAGGCGAAGCGTGATTGGGAGACATGGCGTCCGAGTGCAAAGCGCGCACTTTGGCTCTCCATCATCCTCCCCGGAGCCGGACAGATTTACAACCGTAAATACTGGAAACTGCCTATCGTCTATGGCGGATTCGTAGGCTGCGCATACGCCATCCGCTGGAACAACATGATGTATAAAGACTATTCGCAAGCATATATCGACATCATGGACGACGACCCGACAACGCAGAGCTACAACCAGTTCCTGCATTTGGGGAATAAGATTACACCCGAAAACGAGGACCGCTACAAGGAGCTGTTCAAAAAGCGTAAGGACTATTACAGGCGTTACCGCGACCTGAGCTTCTTCATCCTCATCGGTGTCTATGCACTATCTGTTGTTGACGCCTATGTGGACGCATCGTTGTCGGAGTTCGACATTTCAAAAGACTTGAGCATGAGCATCTCGCCGACAATCATCAACAACCAAGCGGAGCGCAATCCGTTTAAGGGAGCGGCACTCGGACTGCAATGCTCCATCAATTTTTAA
- a CDS encoding lytic transglycosylase domain-containing protein — protein sequence MKRRNLLIIGLLFGSTCALHAQYNNEEYEITVTTEEGKSEIIELPEGLTSEMDSLLDLYHTKAYLEQDPSCQQSDYNPEFDRDTYIERLRKLPTVMEMSHNNVVQKFIDRYTGRMRRHVSLMLGLSNFYMPIFEQALESYGLPLELKYLPIIESALNPKAVSRVGATGLWQFMLATGKRYGLQVNSLVDERKDPIRSSYAAAQYLRDLFKIFGDWNLVIAAYNCGPENINRAIRRAGGEKDYWKIYPYLPAETRGYVPAFIAANYIMNYYCEHNICPMLTDISLKTDTIQVNRDVHLQQIAAVCNTDLNMLRELNPQYRRDIVNGGTEPSTIRLPLAVINKFIDNEDSIYNYNSTSLLAKRTEVEVTETASSYSNRSSYSRPSNSYSSHYGRGSKKSYSSSKRGYNNYGGKGKGKRGKNQSSRNVTVKKGETLSQIAAKNGTTVKNLQKLNGIKGSNIRAGKKIRVK from the coding sequence ATGAAAAGAAGAAACTTACTAATCATCGGACTGCTATTCGGAAGTACCTGTGCACTGCATGCGCAGTATAACAATGAAGAATATGAGATAACCGTCACGACGGAAGAAGGAAAGAGTGAAATCATAGAACTCCCCGAAGGACTGACCAGCGAGATGGACAGCCTGCTCGATTTGTATCACACGAAAGCCTATCTGGAACAGGACCCGTCGTGCCAGCAGAGCGATTACAATCCGGAATTCGACCGCGACACCTACATTGAGCGACTCAGAAAACTGCCGACCGTCATGGAAATGTCGCATAACAACGTCGTGCAGAAATTCATCGACCGCTACACTGGACGCATGCGCCGCCACGTCAGCCTCATGCTGGGACTATCCAATTTCTACATGCCCATCTTCGAACAGGCTCTGGAATCTTACGGGCTGCCGTTGGAACTGAAATACCTCCCCATCATTGAGTCGGCACTGAATCCGAAAGCAGTATCGAGAGTCGGAGCCACCGGACTTTGGCAGTTTATGCTCGCAACAGGCAAACGCTACGGCTTGCAGGTCAACTCTCTGGTTGATGAGCGGAAAGACCCTATTCGTTCCTCATACGCTGCTGCACAGTACCTGCGCGACCTCTTCAAAATCTTTGGCGACTGGAATCTCGTCATTGCCGCTTACAACTGCGGACCGGAAAACATCAACCGTGCCATCCGGCGAGCTGGAGGAGAAAAGGACTACTGGAAGATTTATCCGTACCTTCCGGCAGAGACACGCGGATACGTGCCGGCATTCATTGCAGCCAACTATATCATGAACTACTATTGTGAGCATAACATCTGTCCGATGCTGACAGACATCTCACTGAAGACCGACACCATACAGGTTAACCGCGACGTGCACCTCCAACAAATCGCTGCCGTATGCAATACAGACCTCAACATGCTGCGTGAGCTGAATCCACAGTATCGCCGCGACATCGTCAACGGAGGGACTGAGCCTTCGACGATACGACTGCCGCTGGCTGTCATCAACAAGTTCATCGACAACGAAGACTCCATCTACAACTACAACTCGACCAGCCTGTTGGCAAAACGCACTGAGGTAGAAGTGACAGAAACGGCATCGTCATACAGCAACCGCTCTTCTTACAGCCGTCCGTCCAACAGCTACAGTTCACATTACGGGCGGGGAAGCAAAAAGAGTTATTCAAGTTCGAAAAGAGGATACAACAACTATGGCGGCAAGGGCAAAGGCAAACGCGGGAAAAATCAAAGCAGCCGAAACGTGACCGTCAAGAAAGGCGAAACATTGTCGCAGATTGCCGCGAAAAACGGTACCACCGTCAAAAATCTGCAAAAGCTTAACGGCATCAAAGGTTCGAACATACGGGCTGGAAAGAAAATCCGTGTGAAATAG
- a CDS encoding bifunctional (p)ppGpp synthetase/guanosine-3',5'-bis(diphosphate) 3'-pyrophosphohydrolase has product MDETKRQNIEQEGIAAEEKMVNDAFQALIDSYLASRHRKKVDIITKAFNFARQAHKGVRRLSGEPYIMHPLAVAQIASKEMGLGSTSICSALLHDVVEDTDYTIEDIENIFGKKIAQIVDGLTKISGGIFGEQASAQAENFKKLLLTMSEDIRVILIKICDRLHNMRTLQSQPKNKQYKIAGETLYIYAPLANRLGLNKIKSELEDLSFKYEHPEEYNSIKKKLALTQESRDELFEKFTVPIRETLDSMGFKYELKARVKAPYSIWAKMQNKHVTFEEIYDILAVRIIFTPKDPNNEIRDCFNIYVALSQIYKSHPDRLRDWTSHPKANGYQALHVTLMSKQGRWIEVQIRSERMDDIAEQGFAAHWKYKDGNSEIQEDESELNDWLSTIKEILDDPQPDAMDFLDAIKLNLFASEIFVFTPKGEIKTLPAGCTCLDFAFQIHTFLGSHCIGAKVNHKLVPLSHKLKSGDQVEILTSASQHVQPSWINFASTAKAKSKIQSILRRDAREAQKNGEEILRTFLQQNNLEITTSALDKLCELHGKPKHEDLYFAIGKKSIILGNKDLDELFNKKATSWRRYVPFLTSDKKKEKEQRHAPEHIVVSKDLNRKMPIFITEENISQYIFPQCCHPIPDDDILGYINNHKHIEIHKRACPVAAKLKSSYGNRILDAQWQMHHQLLFDATIQIRGIDRMGMLHDLADVISGQLNVNMRKITISSNDGIFDGIIELRVYDRKDVQVIMDKLKKIKDLKEIQHIV; this is encoded by the coding sequence ATGGACGAGACGAAACGACAGAACATCGAACAAGAGGGCATCGCAGCTGAGGAGAAAATGGTGAACGATGCGTTCCAGGCGCTCATCGACAGTTATCTCGCATCGCGGCATCGCAAGAAAGTGGACATCATCACCAAAGCCTTCAACTTCGCACGACAAGCCCACAAAGGCGTGCGGCGATTGTCGGGGGAGCCTTATATCATGCACCCGCTCGCCGTGGCACAGATTGCCTCTAAGGAAATGGGGCTCGGCTCAACGAGCATCTGCTCGGCACTGCTCCACGATGTGGTCGAAGACACCGACTATACCATTGAGGACATTGAGAACATCTTCGGAAAGAAAATTGCGCAAATCGTTGACGGACTGACCAAAATCTCCGGCGGCATCTTTGGCGAACAGGCTTCGGCACAGGCAGAAAACTTCAAGAAACTGCTGCTCACCATGAGCGAAGACATCCGTGTCATCCTCATCAAGATATGCGACCGCCTGCACAACATGCGCACACTGCAGTCGCAACCTAAGAACAAGCAATACAAAATAGCCGGCGAGACGCTTTATATCTATGCACCGCTTGCCAACCGACTCGGACTCAACAAGATAAAAAGCGAGTTGGAAGACCTCAGCTTCAAATACGAACACCCGGAGGAATACAACTCTATCAAGAAAAAGCTGGCACTCACGCAGGAGTCGCGCGACGAACTCTTCGAGAAGTTCACGGTACCCATCCGTGAGACACTCGACAGCATGGGGTTCAAATACGAGCTGAAAGCACGCGTCAAAGCCCCCTACTCCATCTGGGCAAAGATGCAAAACAAGCACGTCACCTTCGAAGAGATTTACGACATCCTTGCCGTGCGCATCATTTTCACGCCGAAAGACCCGAACAACGAAATCAGAGACTGCTTCAACATCTACGTGGCACTCAGCCAGATATACAAATCCCACCCCGACCGACTCAGAGACTGGACCAGCCATCCGAAAGCCAACGGCTATCAGGCACTCCACGTCACACTGATGTCCAAGCAGGGAAGGTGGATTGAGGTGCAGATACGCTCCGAGCGGATGGACGACATCGCCGAGCAGGGATTTGCCGCACATTGGAAATATAAGGACGGAAACAGTGAGATACAAGAGGACGAGAGCGAACTGAACGATTGGCTCAGCACCATCAAAGAAATTCTTGACGACCCGCAACCGGACGCCATGGACTTCCTGGACGCCATCAAACTCAACCTCTTCGCATCAGAAATCTTCGTCTTCACGCCGAAAGGAGAAATCAAGACCCTGCCCGCCGGATGCACCTGTCTCGACTTTGCTTTCCAGATACACACCTTCCTCGGCAGCCACTGCATCGGGGCAAAGGTCAACCACAAGCTCGTGCCGCTCAGTCATAAGCTCAAGAGTGGCGACCAGGTGGAAATTCTCACATCGGCATCGCAACACGTACAGCCGTCATGGATCAACTTCGCATCCACCGCCAAAGCCAAGTCGAAAATACAATCCATCCTCCGAAGGGATGCCCGGGAGGCACAGAAGAACGGCGAGGAAATCCTCCGCACGTTCCTGCAACAGAACAATCTGGAAATCACCACATCCGCACTCGACAAGCTCTGCGAGTTGCACGGCAAGCCGAAACACGAAGACCTCTATTTCGCCATCGGCAAAAAGAGCATCATACTGGGCAACAAAGACCTTGACGAGCTCTTTAACAAGAAAGCCACGTCGTGGCGGCGATACGTGCCCTTCCTCACCTCCGACAAGAAAAAGGAAAAAGAGCAGCGACACGCACCCGAACATATTGTCGTTTCAAAAGACCTGAACCGGAAAATGCCCATATTCATCACCGAAGAGAATATCAGTCAATACATTTTCCCACAATGCTGCCACCCGATACCCGATGACGACATCCTCGGATATATCAACAACCACAAGCATATCGAGATTCACAAACGCGCCTGCCCCGTCGCTGCCAAACTGAAGTCAAGCTACGGCAACCGCATACTTGATGCGCAATGGCAGATGCACCACCAGCTGCTCTTCGACGCCACCATCCAGATTCGGGGCATCGACCGCATGGGTATGTTGCACGACTTGGCAGACGTCATCTCCGGGCAGTTGAACGTCAACATGCGCAAAATCACCATCTCGTCCAACGACGGCATCTTCGACGGCATCATCGAACTCAGGGTGTACGACCGCAAGGATGTACAGGTGATTATGGATAAACTCAAGAAGATAAAGGATTTGAAAGAGATTCAACACATCGTGTAA
- a CDS encoding MerR family transcriptional regulator has product MPLKKDQNLKTYYSIKEVAEMFGVKESLLRYWETEFPHLKPKTGGNNVRQYTEKDIEQIKLIYNLVKVRGFKLAAARKVLNANRDGADKSAKVMENLISVRDQLVSLKKQLDMIV; this is encoded by the coding sequence ATGCCATTGAAGAAAGACCAAAACCTGAAAACGTACTACTCCATCAAAGAAGTTGCGGAAATGTTCGGCGTGAAAGAAAGTCTTTTGCGCTATTGGGAGACGGAGTTTCCACACCTGAAGCCGAAGACGGGTGGCAACAACGTGCGCCAATATACGGAGAAGGACATTGAGCAAATCAAGTTGATTTACAATCTGGTGAAGGTGCGTGGCTTCAAATTGGCAGCTGCGCGGAAAGTGCTGAATGCAAATCGTGACGGAGCGGACAAGAGTGCAAAGGTCATGGAGAACCTGATTTCGGTGCGCGACCAGCTGGTGAGTCTGAAAAAGCAGTTGGACATGATTGTGTAG
- the typA gene encoding translational GTPase TypA, which yields MQDIRNIAIIAHVDHGKTTLVDKMMLAGNLFRDGQNLSSQVLDNNDLERERGITILSKNVSINYKGTKINIIDTPGHSDFGGEVERVLNMADGCLLLVDAFEGPMPQTRFVLQKALEIGLKPIVVVNKVDKPNCRPEEVYEMVFDLMFSLNATEDQLDFPVVYGSAKNGWMGEDYNTPTDNITYLLDKIVEVIPAPKQLEGTPQMLITSLDYSSYTGRIAVGRVHRGTLKDGMQVTIAHRDGTMEKTRIKELHTFEGMGHVRTEQVDCGDICAVIGLERFEIGDTICDAEQPEPLPVIAIDEPTMSMLFTINDSPFFGKEGKYVTSRHINDRLQKELEKNLALRVESFEDSTDKWLVSGRGVLHLSVLIETMRREGYELQVGQPQVIYKEIDGKRCEPIEELTINVPEEFASKMIDMVTRRKGEMTSMETQGDRTNIEFDMPSRGIIGLRTNVLTASQGEAIMAHRFKEYQPYKGDIERRVNGSMIAMESGTAYAYSIDKLQDRGKFFIDPGEDVYAGEVVGEHIHEKDLVINVTKAKQLTNVRASGSDEKARIIPKTELSLEETLEYIRADEYVECTPKAIRMRKIILDHNERKKANKE from the coding sequence ATGCAGGACATTAGAAACATTGCGATTATCGCCCACGTAGACCACGGCAAGACGACGCTCGTGGACAAGATGATGTTGGCTGGCAACCTGTTCCGTGACGGACAGAATCTCAGCAGCCAGGTATTGGACAACAACGACTTGGAGCGTGAGCGAGGCATCACCATTCTCTCGAAGAATGTATCTATCAACTATAAGGGCACGAAAATCAACATCATCGACACCCCGGGACACAGCGATTTCGGCGGTGAGGTGGAGCGTGTGCTCAACATGGCTGACGGCTGCCTGCTGCTGGTGGACGCATTCGAAGGTCCGATGCCGCAGACACGGTTTGTCTTGCAAAAGGCTCTGGAGATAGGGCTGAAGCCGATTGTCGTGGTCAACAAGGTGGACAAGCCCAACTGCCGTCCCGAAGAGGTTTACGAAATGGTCTTCGACCTGATGTTCTCCCTCAATGCGACGGAAGACCAGCTGGACTTCCCCGTTGTCTATGGCAGTGCCAAGAACGGATGGATGGGCGAGGACTACAACACCCCGACGGACAATATCACCTATCTCTTAGACAAAATCGTGGAAGTGATTCCTGCTCCGAAACAGCTCGAGGGCACGCCACAGATGCTCATCACGTCGCTCGACTACTCGTCATACACCGGACGCATCGCCGTCGGACGCGTACATCGCGGCACACTCAAGGACGGCATGCAGGTGACCATCGCCCACCGCGACGGCACGATGGAGAAGACCCGCATCAAGGAGTTGCATACGTTTGAGGGCATGGGACACGTGCGCACAGAGCAGGTGGACTGTGGCGACATCTGCGCGGTAATCGGTCTGGAGCGCTTCGAAATCGGCGACACCATCTGCGACGCAGAACAGCCGGAGCCTCTTCCCGTCATCGCCATCGACGAGCCGACGATGTCGATGCTCTTCACTATCAACGACTCGCCTTTCTTCGGAAAAGAAGGAAAATACGTGACCAGCCGCCACATCAACGACCGGCTGCAGAAAGAACTCGAAAAGAACCTCGCCCTGCGCGTGGAATCATTCGAAGACAGCACCGACAAATGGCTTGTCAGCGGACGCGGTGTGCTGCATCTCTCCGTACTCATCGAGACCATGCGCCGCGAAGGCTACGAACTGCAGGTAGGACAGCCGCAAGTCATCTACAAAGAGATTGACGGCAAGCGCTGCGAACCTATCGAGGAACTGACCATCAACGTGCCGGAAGAGTTTGCCTCGAAGATGATTGACATGGTGACACGCCGCAAAGGCGAGATGACCAGCATGGAGACACAGGGCGACCGCACGAACATTGAGTTCGACATGCCCTCGCGCGGCATCATCGGACTGCGCACCAACGTGCTGACGGCATCGCAGGGAGAAGCCATCATGGCACACCGATTCAAGGAATATCAGCCTTATAAAGGCGACATCGAGCGCCGCGTGAACGGCTCGATGATTGCCATGGAATCGGGAACTGCCTACGCCTATTCCATCGACAAGCTGCAGGACCGCGGAAAATTCTTCATCGACCCGGGCGAGGATGTGTATGCCGGCGAAGTGGTCGGTGAACATATCCACGAGAAAGACCTCGTCATCAACGTGACCAAGGCGAAGCAGCTCACCAACGTCCGCGCTTCCGGTTCCGACGAGAAAGCACGCATCATTCCGAAGACAGAACTCTCATTGGAGGAAACACTGGAATACATCCGTGCCGACGAGTATGTGGAATGTACGCCGAAAGCCATCCGCATGCGCAAGATTATCCTCGACCACAACGAGCGGAAGAAAGCCAACAAGGAATAA
- a CDS encoding RNA polymerase sigma factor → MEQKAFEIEIQRIRPHLINEAEQLLKDGEEAEDVVQDTILKLWTMRDRLDEYRSMEGLAVVMVRRLALNQMRTITVRKLWSGKKDNEDKSLTPDAELSPEEQLVMQEQDGQLKALISQLPDKQQAILRMKHLDGMETEQIAQLAGCSEAAVRQNLSRARRQIWKCFKR, encoded by the coding sequence ATGGAACAGAAAGCATTTGAAATAGAGATTCAACGCATCCGTCCCCATCTGATTAACGAAGCGGAACAACTGCTGAAAGACGGAGAAGAGGCTGAAGACGTCGTGCAAGACACGATTCTGAAGCTGTGGACCATGCGCGACCGGCTCGACGAATACCGCTCAATGGAGGGACTGGCTGTGGTCATGGTGCGGCGACTGGCACTCAATCAGATGCGCACGATAACTGTTCGCAAACTGTGGAGCGGGAAAAAGGACAACGAGGACAAGTCGCTGACGCCCGATGCTGAGTTGTCACCAGAGGAACAATTGGTGATGCAAGAGCAAGACGGACAACTGAAGGCACTCATCTCACAACTGCCCGACAAACAGCAAGCCATCTTGCGCATGAAGCATCTTGACGGGATGGAGACAGAACAGATAGCACAACTTGCCGGTTGCTCGGAAGCGGCTGTCCGACAAAATCTCTCACGCGCCAGACGGCAGATATGGAAATGTTTCAAACGATAG
- a CDS encoding DUF5024 domain-containing protein — protein MNRLTMMLLWLMVSAAATAQGKIDKIVKEIESKGVEATVVVKRNSESKKMYLRIQTYFFRSKNGKYANQLVEAFREESEDADEAIMNKPVKSFIKSGQTGTTKHYELVFTEKKVKKIYMLDVASEKDGNPFVQLQIVMRDGNVPANKGDYKVFKYDLRDLSDATLLKADEWNNLFSKNNVHVFELPTDSLKGINWQDAREQFKELKKQLEPYRNINSKTLVLKKHLI, from the coding sequence ATGAATCGACTGACAATGATGTTGCTCTGGCTGATGGTATCGGCAGCAGCAACGGCACAAGGAAAAATCGACAAGATTGTAAAGGAAATCGAGTCGAAAGGAGTGGAAGCCACTGTCGTGGTAAAGCGCAACAGTGAATCGAAAAAGATGTATCTGCGCATACAGACCTACTTCTTCAGAAGTAAAAACGGGAAATATGCCAATCAGCTGGTGGAGGCATTTCGGGAAGAGAGCGAAGATGCTGACGAAGCGATTATGAACAAACCCGTCAAATCGTTTATCAAAAGTGGGCAGACAGGCACAACCAAGCACTATGAACTCGTGTTCACGGAGAAAAAGGTGAAAAAGATATACATGCTGGATGTCGCATCCGAAAAAGACGGCAACCCCTTCGTGCAACTGCAGATTGTCATGCGCGACGGGAATGTGCCAGCCAACAAGGGCGACTATAAGGTTTTCAAGTACGACCTCCGAGACCTCTCGGACGCAACACTCTTAAAAGCTGACGAGTGGAACAATCTCTTCTCGAAAAACAACGTCCATGTGTTCGAACTGCCAACCGACAGTCTCAAAGGCATCAACTGGCAAGACGCAAGGGAACAGTTTAAGGAACTGAAAAAGCAGCTGGAACCTTATAGAAACATCAATTCAAAGACGCTTGTGCTCAAAAAGCATCTCATTTGA
- a CDS encoding porin family protein translates to MKTTIRTILMLLLLTISATVTAQSKPGTFSVTPKIGVSIAKLTKWDWVKGITLDHADSRHKAGFTGGAELQYQATDIIALSVGAMYSMQGVGFDDYAVENGDGTYTGVNNLHLDLQYITMPILFNCYVAKGLALKAGVQPAFLLDARMKSEAAIYTVAEDGMKTYQPVEEIDSKWTTVKSFDVTIPVGISYEYENVVLDARYHFGLMTVFKSGLWSSTNSVFSITVGYKFDL, encoded by the coding sequence ATGAAAACGACAATTCGAACAATTCTTATGCTGCTGTTACTTACCATTTCGGCGACGGTGACGGCGCAGAGCAAACCCGGAACATTCTCCGTCACTCCGAAAATTGGTGTCAGCATCGCCAAACTGACAAAGTGGGACTGGGTGAAAGGCATCACTCTTGACCACGCCGACTCACGCCATAAGGCTGGATTCACGGGAGGAGCCGAACTGCAATACCAGGCAACAGACATCATCGCACTGTCGGTCGGTGCCATGTATTCCATGCAGGGAGTCGGTTTTGACGACTATGCGGTGGAAAACGGTGACGGCACTTATACGGGCGTGAACAACCTTCACCTCGACCTGCAATACATCACGATGCCAATACTCTTCAACTGCTACGTGGCAAAGGGGCTCGCCTTGAAGGCTGGCGTACAGCCGGCATTCCTTCTGGATGCCCGGATGAAGTCGGAGGCAGCCATCTATACGGTTGCTGAAGACGGCATGAAGACCTATCAGCCAGTGGAGGAGATCGACTCGAAATGGACTACCGTCAAGTCGTTTGACGTTACCATTCCCGTCGGCATCTCCTACGAATATGAGAATGTGGTGCTCGATGCACGCTATCATTTCGGACTGATGACGGTTTTCAAGTCAGGACTCTGGTCGTCAACCAACAGCGTGTTCTCAATCACGGTAGGCTATAAGTTCGATTTGTAA
- a CDS encoding Hsp20/alpha crystallin family protein, which produces MRRNSWLPEVFNDFFDTDFMPKANATAPAINVIESDNEYKVEVAAPGMRKEDFDININQNGDLTIKMESKREKKEEDKKAHYLRREFSYSKFEQTLILPEDVDKEKIAARVEDGVLNIDLPKVVKEEVKVARQITVG; this is translated from the coding sequence ATGCGTAGAAACTCATGGTTACCCGAAGTGTTCAACGACTTTTTTGACACTGACTTCATGCCGAAGGCAAATGCGACGGCACCAGCCATCAACGTAATTGAATCAGACAACGAATACAAGGTGGAAGTAGCCGCACCGGGTATGCGCAAAGAAGACTTCGACATCAACATCAATCAGAACGGCGACCTCACGATTAAGATGGAAAGCAAGCGCGAGAAGAAAGAAGAAGATAAGAAAGCACACTATCTGCGCCGTGAGTTCTCGTACTCGAAATTCGAGCAGACACTGATTCTGCCGGAGGACGTTGACAAGGAGAAGATTGCAGCACGCGTGGAAGACGGCGTACTGAACATCGACCTGCCGAAAGTCGTGAAGGAGGAAGTGAAGGTTGCACGCCAGATAACGGTCGGATAA
- a CDS encoding calcium/sodium antiporter, with product MLLNILLVVIGIILVLWGADRMTDGAVALAERMNIPQIVIGLTIVAMGTSAPELFVSLVSAIKGTPDLAVGNVVGSNIFNTLLIVGCAAIAAPLAMLRTTVKRDLPFILVVSALLMVMCLDMHITRIDALVLFGLFLLYIAYTLAKSGKSQTEDETEKKGYSPLKSVFLIALGLGCLILGSNLFVNGATEIASLLGVSEAVIGLTVVAGGTSLPELATSVVAARKGQSAIAIGNVIGSNIFNILMILGITGIICPMQIQGITTVDLCVMTASSLLLWLFAFTKLKVARWEGVVLVLLFFGYMYWLISEAI from the coding sequence ATGCTACTGAACATATTACTTGTAGTCATTGGAATCATACTCGTGCTGTGGGGTGCCGACCGCATGACCGACGGTGCCGTTGCGCTAGCTGAGCGCATGAACATCCCGCAGATTGTCATCGGACTGACGATTGTTGCCATGGGAACATCGGCACCGGAACTGTTTGTGAGTCTCGTTTCTGCCATCAAAGGGACACCCGACCTCGCTGTCGGCAACGTGGTGGGCAGCAACATCTTCAACACGCTGCTGATTGTGGGCTGTGCAGCGATTGCCGCGCCACTGGCGATGCTGAGGACGACAGTCAAAAGAGACCTGCCGTTCATCCTGGTTGTATCTGCCCTACTCATGGTCATGTGTCTCGATATGCACATCACACGCATAGACGCACTTGTTTTATTCGGACTGTTCCTGCTCTACATTGCATACACCTTGGCGAAGAGCGGCAAATCTCAGACTGAGGATGAAACGGAAAAGAAAGGCTATTCGCCCTTGAAATCGGTCTTTTTGATTGCGCTCGGACTGGGCTGTCTGATTCTTGGCAGTAACCTGTTTGTCAATGGTGCCACGGAGATTGCCTCCCTGCTGGGCGTATCCGAAGCCGTCATCGGTCTGACCGTCGTCGCCGGAGGCACGTCGCTCCCCGAGTTGGCAACGAGCGTTGTGGCAGCACGCAAAGGACAAAGTGCGATTGCCATTGGCAATGTGATAGGCTCGAACATCTTCAATATCCTGATGATTCTCGGCATTACGGGCATCATCTGTCCGATGCAGATTCAAGGCATCACGACGGTTGACCTCTGCGTGATGACCGCAAGTTCCCTGCTGCTATGGCTGTTTGCCTTCACCAAACTGAAGGTGGCGCGCTGGGAAGGTGTCGTCCTGGTACTGCTGTTCTTTGGATACATGTACTGGCTGATTAGTGAAGCCATTTAA
- a CDS encoding porin family protein, whose product MKKLLILSLALTMTLAVHAQREPYSISLRTFAGVNFTNINKISTSLSPKTKAGLLIGAEWEYQMDRTFAISGGLNYSQQGFKTNGGNVGLDYLTVPILFHAYFLHGFGIHAGIQAGVNIKDHKLVEDNVAKLNAGVVAGASYEYKNIMLGVRYTADFAATSIDDGVKALRNNGFSVTLGYRFELFKRKLKENKTDNHIVMPSLDI is encoded by the coding sequence ATGAAAAAACTATTGATATTATCACTTGCTCTGACCATGACGCTTGCCGTTCATGCGCAAAGAGAGCCATACAGCATATCCCTACGCACATTCGCAGGGGTGAATTTTACCAACATCAACAAGATTTCGACCAGTCTGTCGCCAAAGACCAAAGCCGGTCTCCTTATCGGGGCGGAATGGGAATATCAGATGGACCGCACTTTTGCCATATCGGGCGGATTGAACTATTCACAACAGGGTTTCAAGACGAACGGCGGGAACGTCGGACTCGACTATCTGACGGTGCCCATCCTCTTCCACGCCTACTTCCTGCACGGCTTCGGCATTCATGCCGGCATACAGGCAGGAGTGAACATCAAAGACCACAAACTCGTGGAAGACAACGTGGCGAAGTTGAATGCGGGAGTAGTTGCCGGCGCTTCGTATGAGTATAAAAACATCATGCTCGGCGTGCGCTATACGGCAGATTTTGCCGCTACCAGCATAGACGACGGTGTAAAGGCGCTGAGAAACAATGGCTTCTCCGTCACGCTCGGCTACCGCTTTGAACTGTTCAAGCGCAAACTGAAAGAGAACAAGACCGACAATCATATCGTGATGCCCTCATTGGATATATAA